One Spinacia oleracea cultivar Varoflay chromosome 4, BTI_SOV_V1, whole genome shotgun sequence DNA segment encodes these proteins:
- the LOC110805955 gene encoding small nuclear ribonucleoprotein SmD3b: MSRSLGIPVKLMHEATGHVVSVELKSGELYRGTMIECEDNWNCQLDNITFTAKDGKVSQLEHVFIRGSRVRFMIIPDMLKNAPMFKRLDARIKGKSTSLGVGRGRAVAMRAKAQTGGRGTGGRGVVPPVRR; encoded by the exons ATGAGTAGAAGCTTGGGAATACCAGTGAAGTTGATGCACGAAGCCACGGGTCACGTGGTTTCAGTTGAGCTCAAGAGCGGCGAGCTTTATCGAGGCACCATGATTGAGTGTGAAGATAACTGGAACTGTCAACTCGATAACATCACATTCACTGCCAAg GATGGAAAGGTTTCCCAACTGGAGCATGTATTCATTCGAGGCAGCAGAGTCAG GTTTATGATTATACCAGATATGCTGAAGAATGCTCCAATGTTTAAACGTCTAGATGCCAGAATCAAG GGCAAGAGCACATCACTTGGTGTTGGCCGTGGTCGTGCTGTAGCAATGCGggcaaag GCTCAGACTGGTGGCCGTGGTACTGGTGGCAGGGGGGTCGTCCCGCCAGTGCGGAGGTAA
- the LOC110805944 gene encoding protein LAZ1, translating to MRTNFHLILQFDPAYTAPPWAVLIAGAFVILTLCLSLYLVFEHLSTYKNPEEQKFLIGVILMVPCYSIESFFSLMKPSISVDVEILRDCYESFAMYCFGRYLVACLGGEERTVEFLEREGREASKMPLLEHGSEKGIVKHHFPMNLFFKPWKLGQWLYQVIKTGIVQYMIIKSLTAIIAVILEAYDVYCDGDFKLTCGYPYMAVVLNFSQTWALYCLVQFYTVAKDELAHIQPLAKFLTFKSIVFLTWWQGIAIAILYDLGLFKSPIAQALQFKSSVQALIICIEMGIASVVHLYVFPAKPYELMEDFFPGNVAVLGDYVSADCPVDPDEVRDSERRTKMRVPQPDLSSKSGMTLGQSVRDVFLGGSGYIVEDLKFTVNRTVEPMEKGITKFNEKIHAISQNIKKRDKDKRKTKDDSCITSPPRRVIHGIDDPLLNGSVSDSATSKGRKQKHLKKSGYTSESGGESSSDHGGYMIHGRRWVIKE from the exons ATGAGGACAAACTTTCATTTGATTCTACAATTCGATCCAGCATACACTGCTCCACCATGGGCTGTTCTTATTGCAGGCGCCTTTGTGATTTTAACCCTATGCCTTTCATTATACCTTGTATTTGAGCACCTTTCTACTTACAAGAATCCAGAG GAGCAGAAGTTTCTGATTGGAGTCATCTTAATGGTTCCATGTTATTCTATTGAATCG TTTTTTTCATTGATGAAGCCTTCAATAAGTGTTGATGTTGAGATATTACGTGATTGCTATGAATCTTTTGCGATGTATTGCTTTGGCAGATACCTTGTGGCCTGTTTGG GCGGTGAAGAGCGGACAGTTGAATTCTTGGAAAGGGAAGGACGTGAAGCTTCAAAAATGCCTTTGTTAGAGCATGGTTCAGAAAAGGGGATTGTAAAGCATCACTTTCCAATGAATCTTTTCTTTAAACCATGGAAACTTGGTCAATGGTTGTACCAAGTAATCAAGACCGGAATTGTTCAGTAT ATGATAATTAAATCACTGACTGCTATAATAGCTGTAATTCTTGAAGCCTATGATGTCTATTGTGACGGGGACTTCAAGTTGACTTGTGG GTACCCTTACATGGCAGTAGTCCTGAATTTCAGTCAGACATGGGCCTTGTATTGCCTGGTGCAATTTTATACAGTTGCAAAGGATGAGTTAGCTCACATACAACCACTGGCCAAATTTCTGACATTTAAGTCCATTGTGTTTCTGACGTGGTGGCAAgggattgccattgctattctTTATGATCTTGGCCTGTTTAAAAGCCCTATAGCTCAAGCATTGCAGTTTAAATCAAGCGTTCAGGCCTTAATTATATGCATAGAG ATGGGTATTGCTTCTGTCGTTCATCTGTATGTGTTTCCAGCAAAACCATATGAACTAATGGAAGACTTTTTTCCTGGGAATGTTGCTGTTCTTGGAGATTATGTCTCAGCTGACTGTCCTGTGGATCCTGATGAGGTTAGGGATAGTGAACGCCGCACAAAAATGCGTGTTCCACAACCTGACCTTTCTTCTAAGAGTGGGATGACCCTTGGCCAAAGTGTCAGGGATGTCTTTCTTGGTGGTAGTGGATAT ATTGTTGAAGATTTGAAGTTTACAGTTAATCGGACAGTGGAACCTATGGAGAAGGGAATTACAAAGTTCAACGAGAAAATACATGCAATATCTCAGAATATCAAAAAACGTGACAAAGATAAGAGAAAAACAAAGGATGACAGCTGCATCACATCACCACCAAGGAGAGTGATTCATGGAATTGATGACCCACTTTTAAATGGTAGTGTGAGTGATAGTGCGACCTCGAAAGGAAGAAAGCAGAAGCACCTTAAAAAATCAGGTTATACAAGCGAAAGTGGTGGTGAGAGTAGTAGTGATCATGGTGGATACATGATCCATGGTCGTAGATGGGTCATAAAAGAGTAG